From Bicyclus anynana chromosome 7, ilBicAnyn1.1, whole genome shotgun sequence, the proteins below share one genomic window:
- the LOC112058156 gene encoding uncharacterized protein LOC112058156 isoform X5, whose product MEEDAGVKAPVTRLRRRLSVEQTEESKSPAVSTPTKKRGGRKAAKPELELIDENTPTNTTTRKATTKTTTKDVVEPEEKNLTPARRTTRIKSNTSIISETALAVESPRAKRAARRASTTGSDYEAAVTPIRQTRRTRKDSTSSIEKEPQQPPPKQEIQITEVIIEEPDSITTVKSTPQPEKTPSTNPRKSPRLLEKINKTSPGKVIEQSSDESKPATNHSKNSADSISISQQEPTDNSKRDSETSQDALSTVSDSIIKEVNTTPKKSKLRKSFSSAESKENLTKRNRTKSWTNLSASSNSKLYSDNENAQNGIINDLKTPLVILNNVSSIHSSSNASLNQDQNIADKSISSPKKKDCVNLQVENIDVPDKTNSIQNKNKTESETVSLDKYMNTKQQSKDALASEIFKKNPSRDMKVTLFIEDTPDSNSDKINLQTSHDNEDQCVPEVVHPVETFQSELNSFSSTLDKQNMLNKSKEPRDNDCEPMDIDETIPENLIMAGAQTPEKNTSSIKLSSTNLHTSNLTTEEMENVSRRQSSIIQSLNKSEIATKSTLILSQIKDSPTGVVNNLGKSLQVSNNELLSQSVDDLNITQESDVKKKLSLHYSTSTPLQDKNIQKLKGIQVNTSIIAMQNNDSKNIINHVGNLSKNQYENLSDKNDSVASHDGNLKDTLKRENSERNTDTSKNKGKGRNSSKKYIENEMIHSSEDEKMYSEKDKSIDNHTNISINDKKVCTSQNKSKSADIPSEEKHINESDDDNAETSSLRNEVFNASGNYKPEEKDIKSDMVNSSQNEKMESDGDTSIDNNTNINLSDKNACKLENESKSADLLSEKQNTSSESEEEYESDEDSVEKSNLLDDEAFDAGDDYESGDSQDDSERQFEKENEIIDKGVTLTSEEEFSDDSDYEKDSFLVSSNEEDNELLDGSDDDLSMSDNELKMTTTSKKKFNERKVKEQKKASREMFESRHKLNSSKNSSNASILSATKNKKRLQISSSESEEDIPAKPKKYNRLRLDSTKEASLLNDESEHKISKKKNRHLPDTSSSDESIPKEKEITICDETIKESDPLSQIKTEPKTPIKSANSSIAFMDTENVNNDEIDKNESTMTQIEVDDPLQATMAADDESLSSDNENIMQNYDSVLQDLNKNKNSKVKACDISLNLDNKKKKTAKVALVDELNLTQLKSPRRTKSKHTEEVNNSAEEMLSNTAEDASSDSIDLHLLFSEDSNSSETSALQNKMKTANDDSEVFIPLKKTEAKTDIRESKDEEQSMEVSFNQSIVKANKRKSQQHESTSSGDEHPSFFIDTVGTLGDPSDKTHDDSLKINKKQSTENSSFAMEKSVNKSVSNAKAQENSEDDSPLEISYKKEKKRSSKVADVSSVAFEKDTNDKMSNSKTPSSEKKKKNKSMDANISVQATEDLVADQTINKSILKTPGSEKKHKKKSMDANITVQEDCVADKTVNKSITKTPASGKKRKKKSMDADDILEQADSEAEQTINKSTNNTPGSEKKLKKKSIGAELVVLEDYVADKTINKSITEMPGSEKKRKKKSMNADISEQAAETTDVADKTHNKSIAKTPNSEKKHKKKSMNADISEQADSVTDTINKSITEIPDSEKKQRKSVNADISEQADPVADKTLNKSIAKTPASEKKLKNKSMDAESSEQADIVCDSTENKSTSKISNSEKQNKHQSGSHAGQNDEITENTEISSKKRKRQSSLNTTKEEIHPTDVAEVLKDSLGNEKKKRKIATEDATATVSVEITVKRNRKRKEPEQDVPSNQTKKMVKEAPVFNKVPRLPSTVLKQLDNAPDKQVLNQKPEVISTTQFLVQEAKRRKTKPSNYLEESIYLNDHTENTRNVKKRLEKPKVLPFVPTASTSSSGFTTNFKINVVPNEFKFVAQSNSVSQSFKDNYLYGPKIKRVGTYDLHKRRRNIKLSKF is encoded by the exons ATGGAAGAAGACGCAGGCGTCAAAG CTCCTGTGACACGTTTAAGAAGAAGACTGTCTGTTGAACAGACAGAAGAGAGCAAATCACCAGCTGTCAGCACGCCAACTAAGAAAAGAGGTGGCCGGAAGGCTGCAAAACCGGAACTAGAACTAATTGATGAAAACa cTCCGACTAACACAACAACAAGAAAGGCAACAACAAAGACAACAACAAAAGATGTTGTGGAACCTGAAGAGAAGAATTTGACACCAGCAAGACGGACAACAAGAATTAAATCAAACACCAGCATTATATCTGAGACAGCTCTTGCAGTTGAGTCACCCAGAGCTAAAAGAGCTGCTCGCAGAGCATCAACTACAG GCAGTGATTATGAAGCGGCTGTCACACCTATCAGACAAACCCGTAGGACTAGAAAAGACTCTACTTCTAGCATTGAAAAAG AACCACAACAACCTCCTCCTAAACAAGAAATACAAATAACTGAAGTTATCATAGAAGAACCTGATAGTATTACTACTGTAAAGTCTACACCTCAGCCTGAAAAAACTCCATCAACAAATCCCCGTAAAAGCCCTCGACTATtagagaaaattaataaaacttctCCTGGTAAAGTAATTGAGCAATCCTCTGATGAAAGTAAGCCAGCTACTAATCATAGTAAAAATAGTGCAGATTCAATTAGCATTTCCCAACAAGAACCTACAGACAACTCAAAAAGGGATTCTGAAACATCACAAGATGCATTGTCAACTGTCAGCGATAGTATAATAAAAGAAGTAAACACTACACCGAAAAAGTCAAAATTACGTAAAAGTTTTTCAAGTGCAGAAAGTAAAGAAAACTTAACGAAAAGAAATCGAACTAAATCATGGACAAATCTATCTGCCTCAAGTAATAGTAAATTATATAGTGACAATGAGAATGCTCAAAATGGAATTATAAATGATCTTAAAACACCTTTGGTTATTCTAAACAATGTTAGCTCGATACATTCTTCATCAAATGCAAGTTTGAATCAAGATCAAAACATAGCAGACAAATCCATTTCaagtccaaaaaaaaaagactgtGTGAATTTACAAGTTGAGAACATAGATGTACCTGACAAGACAAATAGCATTCAGAATAAAAATAAGACAGAAAGCGAAACTGTTTCGCTTGATAAATACATGAATACTAAACAACAAAGTAAAGATGCATTAGCAAGTgaaatttttaagaaaaatccaAGCAGGGACATGAAGGTAACGCTATTTATAGAAGATACACCTGACTCCAATTCCGATAAAATAAATCTGCAAACAAGCCATGATAATGAAGACCAATGTGTTCCAGAGGTAGTGCATCCCGTTGAGACATTTCAATCAGAATTAAACTCGTTCTCATCAACTTTagataaacaaaatatgttaaACAAATCTAAAGAGCCAAGAGACAACGATTGTGAACCAATGGATATCGATGAAACTATACCTGAAAATTTAATCATGGCTGGTGCGCAAACCCCTGAAAAGAATACAAGTAGCATTAAATTGTCGTCTACTAATCTTCATACCTCAAATTTAACTACTGAAGAAATGGAAAATGTATCCAGAAGACAGTCTTCTATTATTCAAAGCTTAAATAAAAGTGAAATAGCCACTAAAAGTACCCTTATATTGTCACAAATAAAAGATTCGCCTACCGGGGTTGTCAATAATCTGGGGAAATCACTTCAAGTCTCAAATAATGAACTTTTATCGCAATCCGTAGACGACTTAAATATAACTCAAGAAagtgatgtaaaaaaaaaattatctcttCATTATTCAACAAGTACTCCTTTAcaagataaaaatattcaaaagctTAAAGGAATACAAGTCAACACTTCAATCATTGCTATGCAAAATAATGATagcaaaaatattatcaatcatGTTGGTAATTTATCGAAGAATCAATATGAAAATCTTTCCGATAAAAATGACAGCGTGGCGTCACATGACGGCAATCTAAAAGATACTCTGAAAAGAGAGAACTCCGAAAGAAACACTGACACGAGCAAAAATAAAGGGAAAGGCAGAAACTCGTCAAAAAAGtatattgaaaatgaaatgattCACTCCTCTGAAGATGAAAAAATGTATTCTGAAAAAGATAAATCAATTGataatcatactaatataagcATTAACGACAAAAAGGTATGCACATCACAAAATAAAAGCAAATCTGCAGATATACCTTCTGAAGAAAAACACATCAATGAGTCCGACGACGACAATGCAGAAACAAGCAGTTTACGTAATGAAGTATTCAATGCTAGTGGCAACTATAAGCCTGAGGAAAAGGATATCAAAAGTGATATGGTAaactcttctcagaatgaaaaaATGGAGTCTGACGGAGATACATCAATTGATAACAATACAAATATCAATCTTAGCGACAAAAACGCATGCAAATTAGAAAACGAAAGCAAATCTGCAGATTTACtctctgaaaaacaaaatacttcaTCAGAGTCAGAGGAAGAATATGAATCTGATGAAGACTCGGTAGAAAAAAGCAATTTACTTGATGATGAAGCATTCGATGCTGGTGACGACTATGAGTCTGGGGATAGTCAAGATGACAGTGAACGAcaatttgaaaaagaaaatgagaTCATAGATAAAGGTGTAACGTTAACAAGTGAAGAAGAATTTTCTGACGATTCTGACTATGAAAAAGACTCGTTCTTAGTAAGTTCCAATGAAGAAGATAATGAATTATTAGATGGTTCTGATGACGACTTGTCGATGAGTGATAATGAACTTAAAATGACTACTACGTCCAAGAAAAAGTTCAatgaaagaaaagtaaaagagCAAAAGAAAGCTTCCAGAGAAATGTTTGAGTCACGGCATAAATTAAACTCTTCAAAAAATAGTTCAAATGCAAGCATATTAAGTGCGACCAAAAATAAGAAACGTCTCCAGATTAGTTCCTCAGAATCAGAGGAAGATATACCAGCGaagccaaaaaaatataatagattaCGATTAGACTCTACCAAAGAGGCTAGTTTACTAAACGACGAAAGTGAGCACAAGATTtcgaaaaagaaaaatagacacCTTCCTGATACCAGCAGTAGCGATGAAAGTATACCAAAGGAAAAAGAAATAACCATCTGTGATGAAACAATTAAAGAAAGTGACCCATTATCTCAGATAAAAACAGAACCCAAGACTCCAATAAAAAGTGCCAACTCTTCTATAGCGTTTATGGATACAGAAAacgttaataatgatgaaatagaTAAAAATGAATCAACAATGACTCAAATCGAGGTTGACGATCCATTGCAAGCTACAATGGCTGCAGATGACGAGTCTCTCAGTAGTGACAATGAAAATATAATGCAGAATTATGACTCAGTATTGCaagatttaaacaaaaacaaaaattcaaaagtcAAAGCCTGTGACATTTCATTAAACCTagacaataaaaagaaaaagacagCGAAGGTTGCTCTAGTAGACGAGTTAAATTTAACTCAACTAAAATCGCCTAGAAGAACAAAAAGTAAACATACAGAAGAGGTTAATAACAGTGCCGAAGAAATGCTAAGCAACACAGCAGAAGACGCGTCATCAGATTCTATTGATTTACATTTGTTATTCTCCGAAGACAGTAATAGTAGTGAAACTTCGGCGTTGCAGAATAAAATGAAGACGGCTAATGATGACTCTGAAGTATTTATACCTTTGAAAAAAACTGAAGCCAAAACAGACATTCGTGAAAGTAAAG ATGAAGAGCAATCTATGGAAGTATCATTCAATCAAAGTATTGTTAAGGCAAATAAACGAAAGTCTCAACAACATGAAAGTACTTCAA GCGGAGATGAACATCCCAGCTTCTTTATTGACACTGTGGGAACACTGGGTGATCCATCAGACAAAACGCATGATGACAGTTTaaagataaacaaaaaacaatcgACAGAAAAcagta GCTTTGCAATGGAAAAATCAGTGAATAAGTCAGTCAGTAATGCAAAAGCCCAAGAAAATTCTGAAGATGATTCTCCTCTTGAGATCtcgtataaaaaagaaaagaaacgaTCTTCCAAAGTGGCAGATGTTTCTTCTGTGGCATTTGAAAAAG ATACCAATGACAAAATGTCCAATTCTAAAACACCGTCCAgcgaaaagaaaaagaaaaacaaatcaatGGATGCTAATATTTCCGTACAAGCAACAGAAg ATCTTGTAGCAGACCAAACTATCAATAAATCAATTCTTAAAACGCCTGGTAGCGAAAAGaaacataaaaagaaatcaATGGATGCAAATATTACAGTACAAGAAG ATTGTGTAGCAGACAAAACTGTCAATAAGTCAATCACTAAAACTCCTGCCAGTGGAAAGAAACGTAAAAAGAAATCAATGGATGCTGATGATATCTTGGAACAAGCAG ATTCTGAAGCAGAGCAAACTATTAATAAATCAACTAATAATACACCCGGCAGCGAAAAGAAACttaaaaagaaatcaatagGAGCTGAACTTGTAGTACTAGAAG ATTATGTAGCagataaaactatcaataagTCAATCACTGAAATGCCCGGCAGCGAAAAGAAACGTAAAAAGAAATCAATGAATGCTGATATTTCGGAACAAGCAG CAGAGACCACAGATGTAGCAGACAAAACTCACAATAAGTCAATCGCTAAAACGCCCAACAGTGAAAAGaaacataaaaagaaatcaATGAATGCTGATATTTCAGAGCAAGCAG ATTCTGTAACAGATACTATCAACAAGTCAATCACTGAAATTCCCGACAGCGAAAAGAAACAAAGGAAATCAGTGAATGCTGATATTTCGGAACAAGCAG ATCCTGTGGCAGACAAAACTCTCAATAAGTCGATCGCTAAAACTCCCGCAAGtgaaaagaaactaaaaaataaatcaatggaTGCTGAAAGTTCGGAACAAGCAG ATATCGTTTGTGACAGTACTGAAAACAAATCTACTTCGAAAATTTCTAACAGCGAAAAGCAAAATAAACACCAGTCGGGATCTCATGCTGGACAAAATG ACGAAATCACAGAAAATACTGAAATAAGTTCCAAGAAACGCAAACGGCAATCATCTCTGAATACCACAAAAGAGGAAATACATCCTACTG ATGTCGCTGAGGTATTGAAAGACTCGCTCGgcaatgaaaagaaaaaacgGAAGATTGCTACAGAAGACGCAACGGCTACGGTTTCAG tTGAAATAACCGTCAAGAGAAACAGAAAGAGAAAAGAACCAGAACAAGATGTACCATCAAATCAAACCAAAAAG ATGGTGAAGGAAGCGCCAGTGTTTAACAAAGTGCCACGTCTGCCTTCTACTGTGTTGAAGCAATTAGATAATGCACCGGACAAACAAGTGTTAAACCAAAAACCTGAAGTGATATCAACAACACAATTCCTCGTTCAAGAAGCAAAAAGGAGGAAGACAAAACCATCGAACTATTTAGAAGAGAGTATTTACCTCAATGATCATACTGAAAACACAAGAAATGTCAAGAAACGTCTTGAAAAGCCAAAAGTTCTACCGTTTGTACCCACAGCATCGACATCTAGCAGCGGCTTtacaacaaactttaaaattaatgttgtaCCCAATGAATTCAAATTTGTTGCCCAATCAAATTCAGTCAGTCAAAGTTTCAAGGACAATTATTTGTATGGCCCTAAAATTAAACGCGTAGGCACGTATGATTTACACAAAAGACGAAGAAACATAAAATTGTCCaaattctaa